A region of Salvelinus alpinus chromosome 6, SLU_Salpinus.1, whole genome shotgun sequence DNA encodes the following proteins:
- the LOC139578495 gene encoding protein Hook homolog 1-like, giving the protein METDKVVLCESLAIWLQTFNTAAPCMTVEELTTGAAISQALHQIDPAWFSESWLGRIKEDVGNNWRLKMNNLKKILQMMVDYYNEVLSQQIQEFPLPDLVKVAEHSDPVELGRLLQLTLGCAVKCERKQEYIQIIMTLEESVQHVVMTALQELMSKENMAQFGAEPPGDVESQLKKTLEDLADLMAEKEELAQRCQELDVQVTVLQEERNSLLAENDVLTDRANQLDSFDNPSTPSGRKHSQLQIQLETLQEENFRLEAAKDDYRIHCEELEKQLIEVQHRNDELTSLAEESRALKDELDILRSCSDRAVKLEASVETYRCKLEDLGDLRRQVKLLEEKNMTYMHNTVSLEEELRKANTARAQLETYKRQVQELHRKLSEESRRADNLAYEKKKFEEKHDAVMREKERIIIERDSLKETNEELRCNQAQQDQLLQAGMAGMPAGSPTHDNLAAEILPVEYREKFIRLQHENKMLRVQQEGSENDKISELQTLLEVAHRTRSELDTENRLSMERVTELQQQVEDLQKALQGQGAKTDDSHLKRKLDAHMVQLNEAQDEIMKKKELLEDLQPDNTQTSLRLEELMAALKKKDDDMRAMEERYKMYLEKARNVIRALDPKLNPATAEIQALKNQLTDRDKRILSLERECEQAKLREYEEKLIVTAWYNKSLSFQKLAIEARLGGRSTSMVPPGQSFLTQQRQVTNAARRNLSVSVPATTTK; this is encoded by the exons CTCCAGACCTTCAACACTGCAGCACCATGTATGACTGTAGAGGAGCTGACCACTGGAGCTGCCATTTCTCAGGCCCTGCATCAGAT AGATCCAGCGTGGTTCAGTGAGAGTTGGCTTGGTCGCATTAAAGAAGATGTTGGGAATAACTGGAGACTGAAG ATGAACAACCTGAAGAAGATCCTTCAGATGATGGTGGATTACTACAATGAG GTCCTGAGCCAGCAGATCCAGGAGTTTCCCCTGCCAGACCTGGTGAAGGTGGCAGAACACTCAGACCCTGTAGAACTGGGACGACTGCTGCAGCTCACACTGGGCTGTGCTGTCAAATGTGAACGCAAGCAAG aGTACATCCAGATCATCATGACTCTGGAGGAGTCCGTACAGCATGTGGTGATGACAGCCCTTCAGGAG ctGATGAGTAAAGAGAACATGGCCCAGTTTGGAGCAGAGCCACCGGGGGATGTAGAATcacag ttgaaGAAGACTCTCGAGGACCTGGCAGATCTGATGGCAGAAAAGGAGGAGCTAGCCCAGCGCTGTCAGGAGCTCGAcgtacag GTGACGGTCCTTCAGGAGGAGCGTAACAGCCTATTAGCTGAGAACGACGTGCTGACGGACCGAGCCAATCAGCTGGACTCGTTTGATAACCCGAGCACTCCCTCCGGACGGAAACACAGCCAGCTACAGATACAGCTAGAGACACTACAGGAGGAGaacttcag gctagagGCAGCTAAGGATGACTACCGTATCCACTGTGAGGAGTTGGAGAAGCAGCTGATCGAGGTTCAGCATCGTAACGACGAACTCACCAGCCTGGCCGAGGAGTCACGAGCACTTAAAGACGAACTCGATATCCTCAG gagctgtTCGGACCGTGCTGTGAAGCTGGAGGCGTCAGTGGAGACATACAGGTGTAAACTGGAGGACCTGGGAGATCTGAGAAGACAAGTCAAACTGCTGGAGGAGAAGAACATGACCTACATGCACAACACTGTCAGTCTGGAGGAGGAGCTACGCAAGGCTAACACTGCCCGCGCACAGCTAGAGACATACAAGAGACAG GTCCAGGAGCTGCACCGGAAGTTGTCAGAGGAGTCTCGGCGGGCAGACAACCTGGCTTACGAAAAGAAGAAGTTTGAAGAGAAACATGACGCCGTGATGAGGGAGAAAGAG AGGATCATCATTGAGCGAGACTCTCTGAAGGAGACCAatgaggagctgcgatgtaaccAGGCTCAACAGGACCAGCTCCTACAAGCAG GGATGGCAGGGATGCCAGCTGGTAGTCCAACCCATGATAACCTTGCTGCTGAGATCCTACCTGTAGAGTACAG GGAGAAGTTTATCCGGCTCCAGCATGAGAATAAGATGTTGCGTGTGCAACAGGAGGGATCAGAGAATGACAAGATCTCTGAACTACAGACACTGCTAGAGGTGGCACACAGAACCCGCTCCGAACTGGACACTGAGAACag GTTAAGCATGGAGAGGGTCACTGAGCTGCAGCAGCAGGTAGAGGATTTACAGAAAGCCCTACAGGGCCAGGGAGCCAAGACTGATGAC TCTCACCTGAAGAGGAAACTGGATGCTCATAT GGTGCAACTGAATGAGGCACAGGATGAGATCATGAAGAAGAAGGAACTCCTGGAGGACTTGCAGCCAGACAACACACAGACCT CTCTGAGACTCGAGGAGCTGATGGCTGCTCtgaagaagaaggatgatgaCATGAGAGCCATGGAGGAGAGATACAAGATGTACCTGGAGAAAGCACGCAAT GTGATCCGTGCATTGGACCCCAAGCTGAACCCAGCCACAGCAGAGATCCAGGCTCTAAAGAACCAGCTGACGGACAGAGACAAGAGGATCCTCAGCCTGGAG agggAGTGTGAGCAGGCAAAGCTGAGAGAGTATGAAGAGAAGCTGATTGTAACAGCATGGTACAACAAG AGTCTGAGCTTCCAGAAGCTGGCGATCGAGGCCCGTCTGGGGGGTCGCTCCACCTCCATGGTGCCCCCAGGTCAGTCCTTCCTGACCCAGCAGCGCCAGGTCACCAACGCTGCCCGCAGGAACCTCTCTGTCAGCGTGCCTGCCACCACCACAAAGTAG